gcacacacacacacacacacacacacacaaagacagacacctGAACACATTAACTATTTCATTTCATGGTGCATTCACTGGTTCACAGCCAGAGGTTGTGTACAAATAAATTGGAAGATTGATCTGTGTTTCTACTGTGCAGGACCGCTGCTTCAGACTTTACAAACAGACTGAGGCCGATGCGGAGAGTTGCCTAACGTTATGCTTTGGCAACAGGAGTGACAGCATATTTGCTTTTTGACACATCTGTTATTTGCATGTCACACCAGCAAAAAGTACAGAGACAATTTAAAGTGACACCATGAACTGTTGTTTAATTGAAAGATATGATAAACTTTCAAATGATATATCAAATAAATGATATGATCAAACTTTACACTGACTAGCTGGGCCCCTCAGATACATCacatatttaacatttgagAGATTAAACTGACGTATGCACTATTTTGTCATGATGATGATATTTGTGGAATTAATATTCACTTAAAAACTCACAACGGCTGTATTTGAAAATGCAGGTGCTAGAAGTTGGCAAATACCAGTGTTTGTGTAACGTGTCCCTCTTTTGCTTCATACAAATATGCAAAAAGCATTTTTTCTTAATAATCAAACCTGTGCTTCTTGCAGAAAAGTGCAGCAAGGTCCTAAAACGTCAGTTGGTTTTAAAAGAAACcctgaacacacaacacaactaTATTGTTCTATTTTCACTGGCCAGTTAACCTCATTTATTACAATTGATTTGTGCTTACAAAGGTCGATGTCCAGGTCCAACTTTCTGGTTCAAcgtaacaacaacaacctctTTCATAACTGCCTGGTTACTGCATAACAACAACTGTCTTAAAGACCACAAACGGATACGGTTTTGACATAAAAATATACTTCTGAAATTCTtgaaatgtcattagtttaaACATTTCCAAGGACTTGACCAGCAGAAGTAACTCTGACCAAAACAATTGTTTCAAACCCAAGGTTAGCATCAGTACTCCTCTTCAATGTAAAGAATGTCTGTGTAATGTAACATTAAGTGCACACCCAGTTATCATGGTTTAGTATGTAACATGAGCATCAGCATGCCTAAAAAATTatcatgtttacattgttttttctcAAATTCTTAGAGCCACTTGATTCACATGCAGCGAGGGGGCAGCAACAAGTGCACGAGGTCAAAGTTTCTGGGATTTAAAGTTTTGCacttttttacttcactacatttatttgagtcATCCTTGAAAGAGGTGAAATAATCAGttgatcaatcaatcagtccATCAACAGAAAATTCACCAGCAACTGTTTTGAAAATCGGTTtatcatttttcaagcaaacaCGCAAAACGTTGCCAAGTTCCAGCTTCGCAATTGTGAGGGTTTGTCGCTTTTCTTGTGATAGTAGATGGAATATCTTTGCATTTTGGACTGATTTAAAATGACGAATTTGGCTCTGGGAAAATATGATTGgcttttttcactattttcaaaCTAAACGACCAAACAATGAATCTATTAATCTATAAAACTGGCagattataatataaatactcATTAGTTGTAAACCTAGTTACTTTGAAGATTAggatttttcacatttcttgaTTCACCAGGACAAGCAGTTAAAATTTGCATCACttcaaccagctacaacattaaaatgctgctttacACATAGACAATAATCCTATAACATATCTAGGCAATATAATAACTGTGATAGGGGCCATTGTGCTACCCATCAGAAACATTTAGTTGCTAAAATTGATGTACTTTTATTACTCAAAGCAGGACTTTTGCTTGCAATAGAGTATTTGTAACATTGTGGTGTTGCTGCTGGTCTCCCATCACTGAGTACAGTGAGAAAATGGAGTTAAGAGTTAAGTTTTCCATTGTAAAGGACAGGTCTGTTGGGCGGACTGTGGTTGTCAGTCAACAAGCGGTGAAAGGTTGGGCTCCTCTGTCGCAAACCTTGAAACAATTGAGACAAACATGATAAAGCACACACAGAGTCGTGGGAGAGGTGCGGGTGACTCACAGCAAACAAGTTTTACGTGTGCGGAACAGGTTCTGGTGTCTGGGGTTTGTAAGGTGGGACAGGTGTTTCCTACATCATCGCAGTGAGCAGCTCTAATCCAGGTGTTCAGAGGGATTTGTAAAAAGTACACCGCAAATGTTGCTGGATGTTCTGGGTTACTCGAGTTTACAAGCGATGGGTCTGCAGAAAAGTTGatcgcgcgcgcgcgcgcgtgtgtgtgtgtgtgtctttgagcCCACCTCCTTGTGTCTGCGCGCCGCAGAGTTGAAgagcacacagcagcaggacgCAAAGCACCTGCTGCACCTTCCTCATGAAGGGGGCCATCCTCTCTCAAATGTCGAAGCTGGTGACGTTTCAAACAAACATGGGCATCATATCAGTAAGACGAAATTGGTCCTGTTCTCGTCAAAAATCGTCCTCGGTCGTTTCGATCCGAGAGAGTCCATTTAGAAGAAGTGGTTACGTTAATCCAGAGTGTCCGGCGCTTAAAATTCCTTTCCTTCGCTTTTCTTCTAGTTGTCAAATGAAGGAGTAAATCCGCCCTGTAGTAGaaacctgtttgtgtttgtcatttATCTGAGCCGCAACTTTACAGGCTTCCAGCTCCGGTCTGTGTGAGAGGAATCACTACAGCTCAGTGATTGGAGCGCAGCGCAGAGCCAATCAACGGCAGGAGCGCCTGTTTATCTGGCACTGATTTATGTGGGAGGGCCCTGCCTGCGGCCTTAGCACTACACAGAACACGGAATTGCTTTTAAAACCTGGAAACCCGATGGGAACCTTGAACACGCCTCGAACGGTGCATTAGCACCTGCTGTAAGTTTCCTTTTCTCACACACATGGGAAAATATGAAGATGATTCTTGTCATGAAAAACATGGATGGATGCATTCAGTAGTTTGGATGGGAGGCTTTGGGTGTTTTGAATTTGCAAAACAAAAGTTAGcctacaaagtgcttcacaataaaatcaTTATATTAAACAGACAGGACAAGAGCCAAGAGCAATAAAAGAGTTTACAAACAGAAACGAAATTTTAAAAACCATCAGTTAAGAAAAGGTGAAGgaatatacagtcccctccaaaagtattgaaGCGGTAAGGCaaattactttgtttttgttgttcactgaagacatttgggttgaagatcaaaagatgagtatgagacaagagttcagaatttcagcttttatttcctggtattcacatctagatttgttaaacaactcaggacataccctttgtttgaacccacccatttttcaagtgagcaaaactattggaacatgtgactgacagatgtttcttgttgcccaggttttgcgttttaggttgattgtccaaacataaatagctctgcatgactagtctaagttttcatccttggttcaaacctataaaggctgtatttcctgttaaagaggataaatcaacatgaagaccagagagctgtctatgggagaaaagcaagccattgtcaagctgagaaaagaagacaaattgaccattggacaaacattgggcataggaagaacaacaatttggaatgttctgaaaaagagtgaaactactggtgtactgagcaacagatgtCGAataggtcggccaaggaaaacaacagtagtagttcatgacagaaatatcgtgagagctgtgaagaaaaccccccataacatcagtaagtgacatcaccaacgacctccacagtgcaggggtgaaggtatcacaatccactgttcaaagaagactcagagagcagaaatatagaggccacaacacaagatgcaaaccactcatcagcaggaagactcgtaaggccagattgaaatttgcaaagaagtacagagatgaccCTCAAAAGATCTGGAACaaaatcttatggactgatgagacgaagattaatctctaccaaagtgatgaaaaagccaaagtgtggagaaagaaagcaactgcttatgatccgaagcatgcaagctcatctgtgaagcatggtggaggtaatgtcatgacTTGggtgtgcatggctgcttctggaacaggctcattaatatttattgacgatgtaactgatgatggtagcagcagaatgaattcagaagtgtacagaaacattttgtctgccaatttacagagaaatgcattgaaactaattgggaggaagtttatcatgcagtaggacaatgacccaaagcacactgccaacaaaacaaaggacttcatcagggggaaaaagtggaaggttttagactggccaagtcaaccacctgaccttaacccaacagagcatgcatttcacctccttaagaggagactgaagggagaaacaccccgaaacacacaagaactgaaagaactgtggtaaaagcctggaatagcatcacaaatgaagaatgcaacagtttggtaaTGTCGATGgatcgcaggcttgaggcagttattgtaagatagggttatgccaccaaatattaaatgttatttactttaaaattatttgttccattacttttgctcacctaagaatgctgtggtctaatacaaacggtgatatgtcctaagttgtttaacacgtctagatgtgaataccaggaagtaaaagctgaaattctgaactcttgtctcatgaactcatcttttgatcttcaacccaaatgtcttcagtgaacaacaaaaacaaagtaatttgccttaccgttccaatacttttggagagAACTGTAAGTGATATAATTTGAATGGGGTGATAAACTGTTGCAAAGTGCAGGCGCAAAACCAGCCAATGCCTGGTGTGACTTCATTTTTAGTCGAGATCtgggaagaagaaaataatttaagtacatgataaaatgtacaaaagtaCAGGAAGGGGAATTATTGTCATGCTGCAAAGTGTGCACAGGTTGTATGCATTCCTACAAAATTGTAGCCTACTTAAAGCAGCAATTCACTAAACAGCCACCAGTCATTGAGTCCGTTTACACTATACAGTCAACAAGTCCCAAACCCTTTAACCACAGAGAGATGGagcattttgcttttatctgAAGGTTTGATGGCTAAGAACGATGGGAAATGTGGAGAGAGAGCAGGCGGGATGACAGTAGCAGTAAAGgtcccactctcactctcaATGGCATCTTTGGCTCCACGGGATGATCTGACAAAGAGGCATTTGCGTATCATGTACTtgtgtgaaaatacataaatcaGACAGCCATAAACCCTAGTATAACTAAAAAGCTAAAACATGTGCACTCTTTTGCTAATGTGAGTTAGGCGCCTTGCAGCAGAGTTCCCCCCTCATTCTGCATTTGTCATAGATTAATGAATACATGTCCCTCTAACTGTTGGAACTTGGAAGTTGTGGAAGTTGTTGTGAATATGCAAATATTCACAACAATTTCTAAAGCTATTCAGGTCTCCACAAGcacttgttttttcattttgccATTTTGGACCATGGATCTTAGTTTTCAGTATGCCTTTCAATTAACTGGTCATATGAAACTTTTCCCTCCCTTGTGGTTCCTTGATGTTTAAGTGGTTTTATCATAACGGACAGAAAAGAACAGTCACTTCCTCTTTCCCCCTCATAACCTTAAAACACAACTCTCAACAAAGAATGGACCATTTTACTCCcctgaaaaaaatcacatctcCTCTAATACTGTCTACTAAATAGCCCTGAAAATCTGTTCTCTTCCTGCTGTATGAGTCATTCTGTCACACCTGATCCTAAGGAACATTTCTTAAATTTGTTATCTTAACAATCCGGCTTTGACCCCTCCAGTCCTTCACACTGGTGGCCTGGATATTTGTAAGATTATTTCATTGCTGCATCATTTTACTGCTGTACTTTGCACTTTATGTAAAAGTTGTGCATCAGCTAGTTGATGGATGCGTGACTGCTAAACATCTCTTCCAGTGTGCAGCAGGAAGTGCTCTTCTTGAAACCAGACTAATGTCTGGTTTGGCAAGAACATCTTATCTCTTGTCATCTTGTCATGTTTGTCACTTAAACTTCAAGCAAACATCATCTGCCTGTAAGAGTGGGCGAGCCAGCTTAACTGCTGTGTAGAAACAGGCTCTGCCTGCAGCTCCTGTCAGTCTGTCACAAACTTGCTGTTTTTCTATCTATCTTAATTACATGGAATTATACATCTGCCAGAAAAAAAATAGTCTCTAGTTCACCAGAAAGCTGCTTCGTTTCCAGTCAGAGTCTGTCTGAAATGTCAGAGGGGTGTTAGGGTTAGAAACATATGGTTAATATTTCACCACTACAAGGAAGTGATTTCCAAAAGGAAAGATAAAAAGATTGTAACATCACAAATGGCTGTGGCAGAAGAACAGCAGCCGAGTTTTGTATTCCCAATAACAAAGTAGCACAAGCCAgagttaacacacacacacacacacacacacacacacacacacacacacacacacacacacacacacacacacacacacacacacacactgcgtcTTTCAACATCAGAACTTATCAGGAATCTGTTGTTATGACAAACATGTTTGTCCTTACTTACATGAGGAAAGTCTATTTGACCCATATGTAATCAGCTGTACTCAAAACATGTGTGTTGAAGAAACAAACTGCTCTTTAATGAAGATTTCAGTATAACTGATTGCCAAAATTCAACAAACTCTGCAAGCTACAAAATTATACAGTTTTGTGTTACAATTTATTGGTCTGTGGTCTCCAGGACAGAAAATTTTGAATTAAAGAAGCCccaaaatgtaactttaaattataaaatgtagACGCAGCTCTTCATGCCTCAGACCACATTGATTGAACAGATACAGTTGCTAAAGATTGACCTCTTCTGGTCGAAGCTGGTCACAGCAAAATCTTCTctactttttctttcatttgttgaTTGTAAGCACGGCTATAAAATAGAGTGTTTGAAGATGTAAGTATGAAATCCATCAGTAAAACTCACTCACAGTTGATGAGACATGTCATAAAGAAAATGGGTTTATTTGTAACACAGAAggattttgtttgttgtcttaCATCACATACAGATGTTTCCAAGCGTGCAGCATTGAAACATGGTCTTCACCGTTTTGAAGACCGTCTACTTGTGTAATTATAACGGTACAGAATGAATGACCAAGGGTTTGTTTGCACGGATTATCATTGTTTAACAGACACAGTCTACATCAAAGTTTCTTTACACCccaaagaaaaccaaagaaCTCTACAACCGAATACATGGAAGTATACTGGCAAACACAAGGACAAAACTTTTGCATGAACTGTGGTGCAAAACCTGCCTTTTGAGGGCATAGACCCAATACATCTGGAAATCATTCTTTATAGATAAATATATGTGACTCAAAATCAGAACCAAACAAGCTGAGAGGAAATCAATTCAAAGTCATCACTAAATATAAGGCCACAAAACCCAAACGATCAAACTCATGATTTAACGTGGGAAAGATATGAACAATGCACTTACAACTTGCTGGAGTGAATTTACAGTATTTTCCACGAGTAGTAGTACCCATGTATGGCACAGAGAAATAGTTTTATTGACAGTAAGTATGTGGATTCTGCTGGTATCAGTGATGATGCAGTTACTCTGTTCAGAAGTGAGTCGTGGATGTGCTGATGAATGAATTGATCTGCTTACCCTGCTTCCTTTCACATAATTATGTCGACGCACCACTGGAATATGCTTGTCaaataaatatcatcacagCCATATATAgattaatcaacaatattcaCATTCAGCAACACAGAGTTATCAACAGAGTCATACACCCAAACCCCAATATGCAAGtctgacacaaaaacacacaaaagcgaGAGCAACCTGATGCAGTTTGAGTACTCATATGTACACACCTGAAGGCAGCAGCTGTGCAGGTTAACCTATATACTGCTTTCACTTTAAAAGACCATAAAGCTGATTATACTGAATTTAGCGCATGTTGATGACTACATGCAGAAACCAGTTCTGTTAGTTTCTACGTCCTACTGTAAACAGCACCAGAACACGATGAGGGCAGTTAGAGAAAACCTACAAACAGCGTCAACGTCCATGCAGTTTGTAACAATGTGAGCAAGATCTACCAGGATGCATGCAGACCAGGCTGCCGAGAACgtgttgtgcattttaaaatatttaaaaagggCGGCTTGGGCGCTTCAGGTTGCCACATGGGGGGAGGGAGTAGAAACACGCCACAGATATCAAAAAGATTTCCAAAATGAGGCAGTAAGAGGACGTGTGAGGAAACTCCAGTCCTTTTGAGTTGTTCAGGATTAATAGCAACTGGgctgctcacacaaacacacacacaagggatGTGtgcacgctctctctctcaaacacacacacacacacacacacacacacacacacacacacacacacacacacacatacactttatcTGAGTATCAAAGTGCCTCAGCATTGCTCACAAATTAAAAGGGAGAGCAAACCATTAAAGTGAATTATAGTGACATGAATCGGCCAGCTGTGATTGTTCTCAAACATGGCcatgggaaagaaaaaaaactaaacaaaacaggaagtgcaACTGACACAGAACAGTTCTTTGCATGGACGAATGACAGTTGAAAGATGTACATCAACAAAAAGTCCCACTTGACTCGTTGCTGAGTCAGTGGAGTCACACATGACTTGGTACAGCACCTATAGactaacatacagtacattgcaCCTAAGGACAAGAGGTGGACACAGGAAAGTGTCTGCTGTGATTGCTTACGGTTAGGGTGCAtttgtgcgtgtgcgtgtgtgcgtgtgtgattGGTTAAATATGAAGTACATAACAATCTGTTTTCAATAAGCATTGAAAACTATTAGAACCTCAACAGACAGAAAATTCAAGCCTAAAGTCTCCCCAAACCCAGAATCATGCTTTTCACCTATCAATCAAAACCCTTGTACCTAACTcgcaaaacaaatcaaaagttGGTCGGGTGTGGGTGCTGGCGGCTTTTTCCAGTTTTCTTCTTATTTCTTGTTCTTGAGTTGATTGGCCAGCCAATCAAGACCCTCATAGAGGCCGTCGCCGCTGGTGGCGCATGTGGCCTGGATGTACCAGTTGCGGTGACGCAGGGAGTGTAAGCCCAACTTGTCTGTGATCTCTGCAGCATTCATGGCGTTTGGTAAGTCCTGTCAAAGAGGAGAGAGTTCAGTGAGGAGAAAGTAAGTCAAGGAAAGACCCTAAAGACTGGATAGCTGATGTCTTCTTGTGTTGTTGGGGTTAAATATGTATGCATGCATTTACTGTAGACTGTGTACTTCAatttaaatcttttttacaggaaatgtgccaaaaaatatctggttccagcttttcaTTGTGAAGATATGCTGCTTTTCTTCGTCATATATGATTGCAAATTAAAAAATCTTTGGATTTTTGATTGTTGTTcacacaaaacaagcagtttgaAGTCATCACCTTAGCCTCTGTGAAATTATGGAGGACATTTTCagctattttctgacattttatagaccaacaCTAGACAACAGTTacttaattgagaaaataatctgcagaatAATTAATAATGACTGCAGCCATAGTAATGTGTATGCAATTATATGTTCTAAAATTAAATGGTaaactttaaaggaatagttctacattttgagaaatacgtTCGCTTTCTTAATGAAAGATGATAAGATTCATGTCACTCCTGTCTGTTCAGTGAAtgtaaagctacagccagcagacGGGTAGCTTAGCTTGATAGcttagcttcatatttaaggGACAGAAAGGAGACTGGTATCAATCTAACTTTCGGcataaaagcaaataagcatatttccctaAATGATGCACTCTAGTAAGTGATCATCAAAAGCAAACAACTCATTAGCAACAGAAAGGAAGTGTATGTCGAGATGATATTAATACTTATGTACCAAATTAGTAAAATCCTCAGTGAAATTGCAAAGCATCAGTTTGTTTAGGAATGAATTATGTTGGAAAGGctgaaaactgcatttttatatttaggaTTTCTTTTACAATTTAGAAATACTTGCCACATTTTTTTGCAGTAGGAAAGacttaaagggagagtaagttattctgcagaaggattgttgatatttgaactcaaatGCTAAACAAATACCTACTATGAAAATGCCGTAAAATAGAGTTTTTATCAGTAACAGTTAATATCATCTTTGAATTTCGATCACAATTAATTAGTTTTAAAAGTAGAAGTTTATCTCAACGATACTAAGAGGTGGGGTCATGTGTGTTGATCCTCCGCTACAACCCCCTGTTATGTATTAATATAtatgtactgtgcatgtgtgtgtgtgtgtgtgtgtgtgtgtgtgtgtgtgtgtgtatgcagaaCTGTTATGTTTTCTTGCCTGTTTATTGGCAAACACAAGGAGGACTGCATCTCTCAGTTCATCCTCAGCCAGCATCCTCATCAGCTCCTCTCTTGCTTCGTTCACACGCTCTCTGTCATTACTGTCCACCACAAAGATTAGACCTGGAAACAGTGAGAggaacaaacaaaagaagagtGTGTCTCTTAAGAGTGTCTATTTAGGCCGGTGTTACCCTTTGATTAGCTCTGCTCACCCTGCGTGTTTTGAAAGTAGTGTCTCCAGAGGGGGCGGATCTTGTCCTGCCCACCCACATCCCACACAGTGAAGCTGATGTTCTTGTACTCCACCGTCTCCACGTTAAACCCTGAAAACAAGGGCGAGTTCATACAAAACGTAAGGCAAACATGGTGGGCATGAGAGTACTTTACAACAAATGCTATTTTGACTATGCACGCACCAATTGTTGGGATTGTGGTGACTATTTCCCCCAGTTTCAGCTTGTAGagtattgttgtttttcctgcagCATCGAGCCCCACCATCAAGATCCTCATCTCCTTCTTCCCTATGAGGCTCTTCAGCAAATTCCCAAAAATGTTCCCCATGATTCAGATGCAGTTCTTATACTTCAGTGTGCGGCTACAATCCTGATTCTAGGTGCCTTTCTGCAGAGTTGCCAATGAGTAGACAATGAAGTAGGGCTGAAATGAAACGGGACAAATAACCATTTAGTAATTCTCATATGCTGTCTGTAAAGCGTTAGCTAAATTACAATGAAGGGAATGCTCCAGGTCACCttcctaaaaaaaaacacacactaccATGATGTAAAATCTCACCTCTACATGCACACACCGAAACAGGTGCAAGCTATGTTAATCTCCCACAGTCATCATTAAAGAGAGGGTGAAGGAGATGTATGTCTGTCCCATGACTCCAGGCTGCAGGACAATCTGTTCAGACCCTTctcgctgttttttttttttctccctccttcaAATGTTAGCCTGCAACGTCCGCCAAGCCCTCAGAGCACATGCAAAATGCCCTACATTACCAGGCCTGGCATGAACCCCACCACAAAGCCACCTGGACTTAAACAGAAGAACATATTTCCCCTGTAGTtcagataataataaataataaataaataataaaataagcgcaccccaccccaccctccCCTTCCATAGCCAATGAGCACTGCTGCTGCAGAGAATGTATTTTAG
Above is a genomic segment from Micropterus dolomieu isolate WLL.071019.BEF.003 ecotype Adirondacks linkage group LG18, ASM2129224v1, whole genome shotgun sequence containing:
- the LOC123957038 gene encoding ADP-ribosylation factor 3, which gives rise to MGNIFGNLLKSLIGKKEMRILMVGLDAAGKTTILYKLKLGEIVTTIPTIGFNVETVEYKNISFTVWDVGGQDKIRPLWRHYFQNTQGLIFVVDSNDRERVNEAREELMRMLAEDELRDAVLLVFANKQDLPNAMNAAEITDKLGLHSLRHRNWYIQATCATSGDGLYEGLDWLANQLKNKK